The proteins below are encoded in one region of Limnohabitans sp. 63ED37-2:
- the hpnD gene encoding presqualene diphosphate synthase HpnD produces the protein MSPQDYVQQKAAASGSSFYYAFLFLPPERRAAITAFYAFCREVDDVVDEISDPSVAAAKLGWWQKEVQQAYAGQPTHPVMHALMPHTQPFGIESRHLMAVIEGCQMDLNQTRYLDFAGLSKYCHLVAGVVGEVAARIFGQTAEATTQYAHKLGLAFQMTNIIRDVGEDAMRGRIYLPLDEQQRFGVKAQDLMQRTYSDNFTALMKFQTERAHALYDEALALLPKADRRAQKPGLMMASIYRTLLREIEASGFQVLHQRIALTPLRKLWLAWKMQALGQF, from the coding sequence ATGAGCCCGCAAGACTACGTCCAGCAAAAAGCCGCCGCCTCGGGCAGCAGCTTTTATTACGCCTTTTTGTTTTTGCCCCCCGAGCGGCGTGCGGCCATCACCGCTTTTTATGCCTTTTGCCGCGAAGTGGACGACGTGGTCGACGAAATCAGCGATCCCAGCGTGGCCGCCGCCAAACTGGGTTGGTGGCAAAAAGAAGTGCAACAAGCCTACGCAGGCCAGCCCACCCACCCGGTCATGCACGCGCTCATGCCCCACACCCAACCCTTTGGCATCGAAAGCCGCCACCTGATGGCCGTGATCGAAGGCTGCCAGATGGACCTGAACCAGACCCGTTACCTCGACTTTGCGGGCCTGTCCAAATATTGCCATTTGGTGGCCGGCGTGGTGGGGGAAGTCGCTGCCCGCATCTTTGGCCAAACCGCTGAAGCCACCACCCAGTATGCGCACAAACTGGGCCTGGCCTTTCAGATGACCAACATCATCCGCGACGTGGGCGAAGACGCCATGCGTGGGCGCATCTATTTGCCGCTGGACGAGCAGCAGCGCTTCGGCGTCAAAGCGCAAGACCTGATGCAACGCACCTACTCCGACAACTTCACCGCCTTGATGAAGTTCCAGACCGAACGCGCCCACGCCCTGTACGACGAAGCGCTGGCCCTGCTGCCTAAGGCCGACCGCCGCGCCCAAAAACCCGGCCTCATGATGGCCAGCATCTACCGCACCTTGCTGCGCGAGATCGAAGCTTCGGGCTTTCAGGTGCTGCACCAGCGCATCGCACTGACACCGCTGCGCAAGCTGTGGCTGGCGTGGAAGATGCAGGCGCTCGGGCAATTCTGA
- a CDS encoding HAD family hydrolase — MIDISRIKAITLDLDDTLWPVWPTIGRAEVVLQTWLSTHAPGAAALSADAELKKAVRAEINARHADRAHDLSFLRRESIRALLHQAGEPVDLAEAAFEVFFAERQRVDLFDDALPALAFWSQRMPVVALSNGNADVHRVGIGQHFHASVSAQSLGVAKPDLRIFVAGAAAAGVQPHEVLHIGDDAHADCVGALAAGMQVAWLNREGHEWTHGDMRPHLDVRDLHALCASWPDYQP, encoded by the coding sequence ATGATTGATATCTCCCGAATCAAAGCCATTACCCTCGATCTGGACGACACATTGTGGCCCGTTTGGCCCACGATTGGCCGTGCCGAGGTGGTTTTACAGACTTGGTTGAGCACCCACGCCCCCGGTGCGGCCGCGCTATCGGCCGACGCCGAGCTCAAAAAAGCCGTTCGCGCCGAGATCAACGCCCGCCATGCCGACCGGGCGCACGATTTGTCGTTTTTGCGCCGGGAGTCGATCCGCGCCTTGCTGCATCAAGCCGGGGAGCCCGTGGACTTGGCCGAAGCGGCTTTTGAGGTGTTTTTTGCCGAGCGCCAACGGGTGGATTTGTTTGACGATGCGCTGCCTGCGTTAGCGTTTTGGAGCCAGCGCATGCCGGTGGTGGCGCTGTCCAATGGCAATGCCGACGTGCACCGTGTGGGCATTGGCCAGCACTTTCATGCCAGCGTGAGCGCCCAGTCGCTGGGCGTGGCCAAGCCGGACTTGCGCATTTTTGTGGCGGGCGCCGCAGCGGCTGGCGTGCAGCCCCACGAGGTGCTGCACATTGGTGACGACGCCCACGCCGACTGTGTGGGCGCTTTGGCCGCGGGCATGCAAGTGGCCTGGCTCAACCGCGAAGGCCATGAATGGACCCATGGCGACATGCGCCCGCATTTGGACGTGCGAGACTTGCACGCGCTGTGCGCCAGCTGGCCTGATTACCAACCCTGA
- a CDS encoding glutathione S-transferase family protein has translation MTLKIYGIGPSRAARPIWTALELGVPFDLISTPYAGGATRTPEFLAVNPNGHIPVLIDERAEGAITVWESMACALYIARVHGKADGQTIAPASPREEAEALRWSFWTVSELEADALTVLMHRMAMPEDQRKPELADKAESRLKVPLAVLEKHLQAQHAKGEAYLAANRFTVADVCVASVASWVRPAAALLAQYPAVSSWLKVCLDRPAQAQARAMK, from the coding sequence ATGACCTTGAAAATTTACGGCATTGGCCCATCGCGTGCTGCGCGTCCCATCTGGACGGCTTTGGAGTTGGGTGTGCCGTTTGACCTCATTTCCACACCCTACGCGGGTGGCGCAACCCGCACGCCCGAGTTTTTGGCGGTTAACCCGAATGGCCATATTCCAGTCCTGATCGACGAGCGTGCCGAGGGCGCCATCACCGTGTGGGAGAGCATGGCTTGCGCGCTCTACATCGCCCGTGTCCACGGCAAAGCCGATGGCCAAACGATCGCACCGGCTTCGCCCCGCGAAGAAGCCGAGGCCTTGCGTTGGAGTTTTTGGACAGTGTCTGAGTTGGAGGCGGATGCGCTCACGGTGCTGATGCACCGCATGGCCATGCCCGAGGACCAGCGCAAGCCCGAGCTGGCGGATAAGGCCGAGAGCCGCCTGAAAGTGCCACTGGCCGTGCTGGAGAAACACCTGCAAGCCCAGCACGCCAAAGGCGAGGCTTACTTGGCGGCCAACCGTTTCACCGTGGCCGATGTGTGTGTGGCCAGCGTGGCCAGCTGGGTGCGCCCTGCGGCTGCGTTGCTGGCCCAATACCCGGCGGTGTCGAGCTGGCTCAAAGTTTGTCTGGATCGGCCCGCGCAGGCTCAGGCACGGGCCATGAAGTGA
- a CDS encoding phytoene/squalene synthase family protein → MIKPPPFQPARTRPGLSAAQRQLLRHVSRSFDLSIRLLPQALQAPVAIGYLLARATDTVADTTALPLDERQVLLDLMSEAIAAPSTSVPKSHELSRLTQAFAAQQTDPHERALMQALPQCLPLLFSLSQADQASVRQVLGHITQGQQLDMTRFGPGLHALQTEAELAEYTWLVAGCVGEFWTELCGRHLPGYSLLPQEEMMRIGRSYGMGLQRLNIIRDAGADLAAGRCYWPVEILAQAGLTPALLAQATKTPHTDTLHALAPLYTQWLENTQAQLADGMRYALALKPLRLRLASALPALIGARTVALLRQAGPAALNQRVKMPRHEVHALLWRIALGLGSADVLQKEYRKLSGKPLP, encoded by the coding sequence ATGATCAAGCCCCCCCCATTTCAGCCAGCCCGAACGCGCCCGGGCCTGAGTGCGGCCCAGCGCCAGCTGCTGCGCCATGTGTCGCGCTCGTTCGACCTGTCCATCCGCCTCTTGCCCCAAGCACTGCAAGCCCCGGTGGCCATCGGCTACCTGCTGGCCCGTGCCACCGACACCGTGGCCGACACGACCGCCCTGCCCTTGGATGAGCGTCAGGTGTTGCTGGACCTCATGTCTGAGGCCATCGCCGCACCGAGCACCTCGGTCCCAAAAAGTCACGAGCTCAGCCGCCTGACCCAAGCCTTTGCCGCGCAACAAACCGATCCGCACGAACGCGCCCTGATGCAGGCCCTGCCCCAATGTCTGCCGCTTTTGTTCAGCCTGTCTCAAGCCGACCAGGCCAGCGTGCGCCAGGTGCTGGGCCACATCACACAAGGCCAACAGCTGGACATGACCCGCTTTGGCCCCGGCCTGCACGCTTTGCAAACCGAAGCCGAGCTGGCCGAGTACACCTGGCTGGTGGCCGGTTGTGTGGGCGAATTCTGGACCGAGTTGTGCGGCCGCCACTTGCCCGGCTACAGCCTGCTACCTCAAGAAGAAATGATGCGCATTGGCCGTTCCTACGGAATGGGCTTGCAACGCCTGAACATCATCCGCGACGCCGGGGCCGACCTGGCTGCCGGTCGTTGTTACTGGCCTGTGGAAATCTTGGCGCAGGCGGGCCTGACCCCGGCCCTGCTGGCGCAAGCGACCAAAACCCCACATACTGACACCCTGCATGCACTGGCCCCGCTTTACACCCAGTGGTTAGAGAACACCCAAGCACAACTGGCCGATGGCATGCGCTACGCCTTGGCACTCAAGCCCCTGCGCCTGCGCCTGGCCAGCGCCTTGCCGGCATTGATCGGTGCACGCACCGTGGCGCTGCTGCGCCAAGCCGGGCCCGCAGCCTTAAACCAGCGCGTCAAAATGCCGCGCCACGAAGTGCATGCCCTGCTCTGGCGCATCGCCTTGGGCCTCGGGTCTGCTGACGTTTTGCAAAAAGAATATCGCAAATTGTCCGGCAAACCCCTGCCCTGA